A genomic window from Lotus japonicus ecotype B-129 chromosome 1, LjGifu_v1.2 includes:
- the LOC130733125 gene encoding uncharacterized protein LOC130733125, with translation MANEGDDRDFATHNHKPKWSYDVFLCFRGEDTRYTFTGNLYNALCEKKIKTFMDHDGLKSGDNISSILKALEESRVVIVVFSKDFASSTYCLREIVKIIQCKKRVLPIFCDVDPSDAYCESIKIALTELPKDIFPDMPQIESIEEWKVALATSSYQEWQLQIKRGKYKYEYERMDKIVEWVIGTVDRSDVFLSFLGRDTRNSFVNFLHDALKQERFKINMHDEKLEDDKDRISPSLVETIDKSWLSIIVLSENYAFSSLCLDELVTILDRMEKKKQLVWPIFYKVEASDIRHQKNSFGSAMAMHENNFGSEQVQKWMSSLVEVANLKGSHLKTGYEYETIERIVKVAINSLYLPSRSSSVSPRRN, from the exons ATGGCGAATGAAGGTGATGACAGAGACTTCGCCACCCACAACCATAAACCCAAATGGAGCTACGATGTTTTCCTCTGTTTTAGAGGAGAAGACACACGTTACACCTTCACAGGGAACCTCTATAATGCTCTGTGCGAAAAGAAGATCAAGACCTTCATGGATCACGATGGATTAAAGAGCGGCGACAATATTTCCTCTATTCTCAAAGCATTGGAAGAATCAAGGGTTGTAATTGTTGTTTTCTCCAAAGACTTCGCATCCTCTACTTATTGTCTTAGAGAAATTGTCAAAATCATTCAGTGTAAAAAAAGGGTTTTACCAATCTTTTGTGACGTTGATCCGTCTGATGCCTATTGTGAGAGTATCAAAATAGCCTTGACTGAATTACCCAAAGATATCTTTCCAGATATGCCTCAGATTGAGAGTATAGAAGAATGGAAGGTGGCCCTAGCAACCAGTTCTTACCAAGAATGGCAGCTTCAAATAAAACG GGGCAAGTACAAGTATGAATATGAACGTATGGACAAGATTGTGGAATGGGTCATCGGTACCGTAGACCGCTCTGATGTTTTCCTCAGTTTTTTGGGAAGAGATACCCGCAACTCCTTTGTTAATTTTCTCCATGATGCTTTGAAGCAGGAGAGATTTAAAATCAACATGCATGATGAGAAATTGGAGGATGACAAGGATCGAATTTCACCATCCCTTGTTGAAACAATTGATAAATCATGGCTTTCAATCATTGTTTTATCTGAAAACTATGCATTTTCTTCACTTTGTCTGGATGAACTTGTCACAATTTTAGACCGTATGGAGAAGAAAAAACAACTAGTTTGGCCCATCTTTTACAAAGTGGAAGCTTCTGATATAAGGCATCAAAAAAATAGTTTTGGCAGTGCTATGGCTATGCATGAAAATAACTTCGGCTCCGAGCAAGTGCAGAAATGGATGTCATCTTTAGTTGAAGTTGCCAACCTGAAAGGATCTCACTTGAAAACAGG GTACGAATATGAAACAATTGAAAGAATTGTGAAAGTGGCCATTAATTCCTTATATTTACCAAGTCGGAGCTCAAGTGTGTCACCTAGAAGGAACTGA
- the LOC130731529 gene encoding uncharacterized protein LOC130731529: MGDPSSVILNRVFWSFKPSIEGFQYCKPIIQVDETFLTGKYCGTLLVAVTQDGNRDIFPIAFAIVEGETKEACMWFLYNLRMIVTPQPSLCVISDRGTRLLAALQDPRVGWLQHNSQSVFCIRHIASNFNKRFKNVELKKDVINMGYEVRQPRFEAKLTVLRSKNPQAAEWLDNIPKDKWTQAYDGGKRYGHMTTNLAECMNSVLKRARALLIKVFSSLFVLLLAKPL, translated from the exons ATGGGAGATCCTTCTAGCGTTATCCTTAATCGGGTTTTTTGGTCATTTAAGCCATCCATTGAGGGCTTTCAGTATTGCAAACCCATTATTCAAGTGGATGAGACATTTCTAACTGGGAAATATTGTGGCACATTATTAGTTGCTGTGACTCAAGATGGAAATCGTGACATCTTTCCAATCGCATTTGCAATTGTTGAAGGAGAGACAAAAGAAGCTTGTATGTGGTTCTTATACAACCTACGCATGATTGTTACACCACAGCCGAGTCTTTGTGTGATATCTGACAGAGGAACAAGATTGTTAGCAGCTTTGCAAGATCCGAGAGTCGGGTGGCTTCAGCATAATTCACAATCAGTTTTTTGCATTCGGCACATTGCTAGTAACTTCAACAAACGATTTAAAAATGTAGAGCTAAAGAAAGATGTCATCAATATGG GATATGAGGTGAGGCAACCAAGATTTGAAGCAAAGCTAACTGTACTAAGATCAAAGAATCCACAAGCTGCAGAGTGGTTAGATAATATTCCAAAGGACAAATGGACTCAAGCTTATGATGGTGGGAAAAGATATGGACACATGACGACGAATCTTGCTGAGTGCATGAATTCTGTATTAAAAAGAGCTCGTGCATTgctgataaaggttttttcctcgttgtttgtactgcttttggctaaacctttatga
- the LOC130733126 gene encoding disease resistance protein RUN1-like isoform X1: MSSQGAQHATHNSWRTNYCDVFVSFRGLDSRSFMRKLCKALLEKKINVFCDWGLEKGKTLHDQLFHAIRESRVYVVVLSENYASSSWCLDELAKIMEGVESTNKDNRKLCPVFYKVQQSDIVEKLCDGKQMAELAKRFERLQIWKSALTQIAHLPGWTWSERKESMIIQHMAELIHESLVGFDVFISFRNPDTGYNFTGNLYNALRQKKINTCFVDHELLKKMHGEDEPKFSPWDRIAEKLSFMLVFGDLVWIGMTQCRKRTVQKMWKSVIHGKSLQSLAGIVFQCRRLRMIEGSSKLQSPL, from the exons ATGTCGAGTCAAGGGGCACAACATGCCACTCACAACTCCTGGAGAACCAACTACTGCGATGTATTTGTCAGTTTTCGTGGCCTAGATAGCCGCAGTTTCATGAGGAAGCTCTGTAAGGCTTTGCTGGAGAAGAAAATCAATGTCTTCTGTGATTGGGGACTGGAGAAAGGCAAAACTCTGCATGATCAGTTGTTTCATGCGATTCGAGAGTCACGAGTATATGTTGTTGTCCTCTCTGAGAACTATGCATCATCCAGCTGGTGTCTTGATGAACTTGCTAAGATCATGGAGGGTGTAGAGTCCACCAATAAGGATAATCGCAAGCTCTGCCCGGTGTTTTACAAGGTACAACAGTCTGATATTGTGGAGAAGCTCTGCGATGGCAAACAAATGGCTGAACTTGCAAAAAGGTTTGAGAGACTGCAGATATGGAAATCAGCGTTGACTCAAATTGCTCATCTACCCGGATGGACTTGGAGTGAGAG GAAGGAAAGTATGATCATCCAACACATGGCAGAATTGATCCACGAATCCTTGGTAGGGTTCGATGTTTTTATCAGTTTTAGAAACCCAGATACGGGTTACAACTTTACAGGTAATCTCTACAATGCTTTGCGACAGAAGAAGATCAACACTTGTTTCGTGGATCATGAGCTCTTGAAGAAGATGCATGGGGAGGACGAGCCCAAATTTTCACC CTGGGACAGAATTGCAGAGAAACTGAGTTTCATGTTGGTCTTTGGAGATTTAGTGTGGATTGGTATGACTCAATGCAGGAAGAGAACTGTTCAAAAAATGTGGAAGTCTGTGATACATGGCAAGTCCTTGCAG TCCTTGGCAGGTATTGTTTTTCAATGCAGACGCTTAAGGATGATTGAGGGGAGCTCAAAGTTGCAAAGCCCTCTCTAA
- the LOC130733126 gene encoding putative disease resistance protein At4g11170 isoform X2 yields the protein MSSQGAQHATHNSWRTNYCDVFVSFRGLDSRSFMRKLCKALLEKKINVFCDWGLEKGKTLHDQLFHAIRESRVYVVVLSENYASSSWCLDELAKIMEGVESTNKDNRKLCPVFYKVQQSDIVEKLCDGKQMAELAKRFERLQIWKSALTQIAHLPGWTWSESWDRIAEKLSFMLVFGDLVWIGMTQCRKRTVQKMWKSVIHGKSLQSLAGIVFQCRRLRMIEGSSKLQSPL from the exons ATGTCGAGTCAAGGGGCACAACATGCCACTCACAACTCCTGGAGAACCAACTACTGCGATGTATTTGTCAGTTTTCGTGGCCTAGATAGCCGCAGTTTCATGAGGAAGCTCTGTAAGGCTTTGCTGGAGAAGAAAATCAATGTCTTCTGTGATTGGGGACTGGAGAAAGGCAAAACTCTGCATGATCAGTTGTTTCATGCGATTCGAGAGTCACGAGTATATGTTGTTGTCCTCTCTGAGAACTATGCATCATCCAGCTGGTGTCTTGATGAACTTGCTAAGATCATGGAGGGTGTAGAGTCCACCAATAAGGATAATCGCAAGCTCTGCCCGGTGTTTTACAAGGTACAACAGTCTGATATTGTGGAGAAGCTCTGCGATGGCAAACAAATGGCTGAACTTGCAAAAAGGTTTGAGAGACTGCAGATATGGAAATCAGCGTTGACTCAAATTGCTCATCTACCCGGATGGACTTGGAGTGAGAG CTGGGACAGAATTGCAGAGAAACTGAGTTTCATGTTGGTCTTTGGAGATTTAGTGTGGATTGGTATGACTCAATGCAGGAAGAGAACTGTTCAAAAAATGTGGAAGTCTGTGATACATGGCAAGTCCTTGCAG TCCTTGGCAGGTATTGTTTTTCAATGCAGACGCTTAAGGATGATTGAGGGGAGCTCAAAGTTGCAAAGCCCTCTCTAA